The genomic region TGATTCACAATGCTGAATTACGAGGTGAGATTAAACCTGGTGACACCCTCATTGAAGCGACATCTGGGAATACAGGTATAGCGCTTGCCATGGTGGCTGCGATGAAAGGTTACAAAATCATTCTGGTCATGCCAGAAAATCAAACCATCGAAAGACGGCAAACCATGAAAGCATTCGGCGCAGAATTTATTCTGACTTCAAAAGAAGGCAGTATGGAGCTTGCTAGAGATACTGCATTAAAAATGCAAAAAGAAGGTAAGGGTTTTGTGTTGGATCAATTCAGCAATCTTGATAATCCTAAAGCGCATTATGAGACTACAGGTCCTGAAATTTGGAAAGACACAAAGGGTCGTATCACACACTTTATTGCGAGCATGGGAACCACAGGGACGATTGTAGGCACTTCGCAATTCTTAAAAGAAAAAAATAAAAATATTCAAATTATTGGTGTGCAGCCAGAAGAGGGTGCTCAGATTCCAGGTATACGTAAATGGCCGGAAGCCTATTTGCCGAAAATATACAGCGCAAAAAATATTGATCGCATTGAATACGTTTCTCAGCAACATGCAGAAGAGACTGCGAGACGCCTTGCAAAAGAAGAAGGTATTTTTTCTGGTGCATCGACAGGTGGCGGACTTTATATAGCCCTTCAAATCGCAAAAGCAAATAAAGATGCCGTCATTGTTTCTATTGCTTGTGATCGCGGTGACCGTTATCTATCTTCTAATTTATTTTTGAGTTAATACATTGGTTCCTATTTTAGTTTTTGATATTGAAACCATTCCTGATATTCAAGGCATTAGATCTTTATACGCCTTAGACAAAAATTTATCTGATGATGATGTCGTTAATGTAGCTACTTACAAAAGAAGACAAAAAAATGGCTCTGACTTCTTACAGCATCATCTTCAAAAAATTGTAGCAATCTCGTGTGTCCTTCGAGAAAAAGACCAGTTAAAGATTTGGACGCTTGGGGAGGTTGATGATCCTGAAGAAGAAGTGATCCAACGTTTTTTTGATGGCGTTGATAAATATACACCCACCCTTGTATCCTGGAATGGCTCAGGGTTTGATCTTCCTGTATTAAATTATAGGGCATTAATGCATGGCATTAATGCATCCAAGTATCTAGACATGGGTGAAATAGATAAAGATTTTAAATGGAATAATTATTTAAGTCGGTATCACACACGCCATACGGATTTAATGGAATTTTTAGCCATGTTTCAAGGTAAAAATAACGCGCCCCTAGATGATATTGCAAAGCTGTGTGGCTTCCCGGGTAAGTTAGGTATGGATGGCGGTAAAGTTTGGGACACATACAGGCAAGGAGATATTCAATCGATCAGAGATTATTGTGAAACGGATGTCGCCAATACTTATCTTGTATATCTTAAATTTCAATTGATCAGAGGCCATCTCAACCAAAATGAATATGAATCTGAAATTAATTTAATTAAAAATACCATTCAAGAATATCAAAAAGATTACTGGGATGAATTTTTGTCCGCTTGGAAATCATAAGCATTTCTCAATGCAAGACGACATTAAACCTAAAAAAAAATTATTACTCGCCACAATAGAAAATATTGATCAAGAGGGTAGGGGTGTTACCCATATTGATGGTAAAGCTATTTTTGTGGAGGGTGCTCTTCAGGGCGAGCTTGTCGAATGCGAGTCCTATGTTAAAAAGCCAAGTTACGAAATCGCCTTTACAGAAAGAGTGATTCGGCAATCTAATTTAAGAGTTAAGCCCAAATGTGAACACTTTAATCGTTGTGGCGGTTGTTCTATGCAGCATTTTGAGTTCCAAGCTCAAATTGCAGCAAAGCAAAGAGTCTTTGAAAATACATTATCCCGCATTGGTAAAGTTAAAACTGAAACCATACTCACACCTCTTGCAGGACCCTCATGGCATTACCGATATAAGGGTCGCTTAAGGGTTAAGTTTGTTGTTAAGAAAAATAAAGCGCTTGTGGGGTTCAATGAAAAAAGGACACATTTCATTGCTGATATTTCTAGTTGTGAAGTGTTGCCTCAAACGCTTTCCGATATTTTGCCTCAACTTCAAGACTTAATAACTCAACTTTCGATTAAAGATAAGATTCCTCAAATCGAATTTGCTGCCGACCAAAACCATTTAGTACTCGTATTAAGAATACTAGACGTATTAAATACGAATGATGAGTTGCTCTTAAATACATTTTCATCTCAACACCCGGTGCAATTTTGGACCCAATCCAAAGGGCCTGATACGATAAAGCCTTTATCGCAGAGAGATGACGTTAAACTTTCTTATGCATTAAAAGAATTTGGGTTGCGATTTAGTTTTATGCCTTACGACTTCACGCAAATTAACCCCTTCATTAATCAAGTGTTAGTTAGAAGAGCAATGAGTTTATTAAAGCCTTCAAAAGATGATCGTATCTTCGATTTTTTTTGTGGTTTAGGAAATTTCACATTACCTATAGCAACAAGTGGCGCAAAAGTTATGGGTATCGAAGGATCAGCATCACTTATAGAAAGAGCAAAGCAATGCCGAGATGAAAATCATTTAAACGATTTTGTTGAATACCAATGTATGAATTTATTCGAAATCACTAAAGAATCCTTATTAAAGTTAGGTCACGCAAATAAATGGCTCATTGACCCGCCACGAGACGGCGCATTTCAATTGGTGCAACTGATTGATAATGACATTCAGCCATCAGTCATTGTTTACGTGTCATGTAATCCAGCGACGCTGGCAAGAGATGCTCAAATATTAGTGCATGAGAAGGGTTACAAATTAGATAAAGCTGGTATTGTAAATATGTTTCCACATACCTCACATGTTGAATCTATTGCATTATTTGTAAAGACGGAATCTTAAAAATCATTTAACTATGCATATTAAAATTTCAATTGCAGAACAGAAGCTTCATTTGTATCGTGACGATAATCTGTGGGTAAAATCTTTTATGATATCCACAGCCGAAAAAGGCACAGGTCAAAATAAAGGTAGTTTTTGTACACCATTAGGCCAACATATCGTTCGCGCAAAAATTGGTCAAGGCGCACCTCTGTATGCTCAGTTTGCAGCTCGAAGACTTACAGGAAAAATATGGCATCCATCGATGTCAGGAAACAACACGAAAGAAGATTGGATTTTAACGCGCATACTTTGGCTCTCAGGTCTCGAGATTGGATTTAATCGCCTAGGCAATCAAGATACGATGCAACGTTTTATTTACATTCATGGGACTAATGATTTATCGCGCCTAGGTAAGCCGGTGTCACATGGGTGTATTCGCATGGATAACCAAGACATCATTGATTTGTTTGAAGAGATTAATATAGGTGATCATGTATTGATCAATGAAATCTAAATATGTTTAAAAACCAATACCGATATTACGATCTTGTCATGGCAGCATTTGTGACTGTATTGATCACTTCAAACTTAATTGGACCTGCAAAAATTTCTCAATTAGAGGTTCCATTTTTTGGACTTCTTACCTTTGGTGCCGGAGTTTTATTTTTCCCTATCTCATTTATTTTTGGCGATATCTTAACTGAGGTTTATGGTTATGCCGCTTCAAGAAGAGTGATATGGGCAGGATTTGTCGCACTTGCTTTTGCATCTTTCATGGCTTGGATGATTGTGGCACTTCCACCAGCACCCTATTGGCACAATCAAGAAGCATATGAAATTGCATTTGGCTCTGCCTGGCGAGTTTCACTAGCGAGTTTGGTTGCTTTTGCCGCAGGCGAGTTTGTAAACTCTTTTGTCATGGCAAAAATGAAAATTATGACAAAAGGAAAATATTTATGGAGCCGCACGATCGGATCGACTGTTGCAGGGGAAGCGATTGATTCTATTTTATTCTATCCACTAGCTTTTTATAATAGTGGCGTGATTCCAAATGACAAGCTCATCCTTGTTGTGATTGCGCAGTTCATTGCTAAAACATCGATAGAAATTTTATTTACGCCAGCAATTTATAAGATTATTGCTTTCTTAAAAAAGAAAGAAAATCTAGATCATTTCGATACACACACCAATTTCAATCCTTTTATTTTTAAATAATATGAACGTGATGCAATCAAAATGAAGATGGGCCCATTAATGATTGATGTTGAAGGGATCGCATTAACCGATGAGGACGTTAAAAGAATTTCACACCCCTTGGTTGGCGGACTTATTTTATTTACAAGAAACTATCAAGACACTTCTCAATTAAAAACATTAACTGACGCTATTAGAAAGATCAGGGGCCATGACTTCTTAATCACTGTGGATCATGAAGGTGGGCGCGTACAAAGATTTAGAGAAGGCTTTACAGCCATCCCTGCCATGAGAAAGTTAGGTGAAATATGGGATAAAGATCCCAAAAGAGCGAATCACTTAGCTTTTTTAATTGGTCAAATTATCGCCATGGAATTAAGAGTATTCGATATCGATTTTAGTTTTACACCCGTTTTAGATATTGATTACAGCGAAAGCACCGTGATTCGAGACAGAGCCTTTCATGGGGATATAGAGGCTATTAAAGCTTTGGCATCTCATCTTTTGCAAGGTTTAAACGAAGGGGGTATGCATGGGGTTGGAAAACACTTTCCAGGGCATGGGTATATTAAGGCCGACTCACATCTAAGCATTTCAGAAGACACGAGAACGCTCGACGAGATTGAGTCTAAAGACATGAGTATTTTTATCTCATTAATCAAGCATGGATTAAATGCAGTCATGCCTTCCCACGTCCTATACTCTGCCGCAGATAAAGAACCGGCTGGGTTTTCGTCTTTTTGGCTTAAAAATCAATTGAGAGAAAAGGCTCAATTTAAAGGCGCTATTTTTAGCGATGATATGAGTATGAAAGGGGCTATACTTGGCGGTGAAATGAAGGATAGAATTGCTAAAGCACTCGAGGCTGGTTGTGACATGGTTTTATTATGTAACAGCCCTCAATTGGTAGATGAAGTTTTGGCTCAGCTAGACTGGAAGATGTCATCTGAAAGCATTGAAAGACTTCTTGCTATGAAAGGATTTAAAGCGCCTCATATAGCCCTAAAAACCACCCAAGAAAAAGGTTTCAAGGATATGACAGATCAAGTTAGGGCGATGTAAAAAAAATCACATGAATATTGAAACTATTTAGTAAGTTATATAATCTAAGAAATGTATTAAAAACTTTTAAGAGGAAAACATATGCAAGAAAATATAAGAATTGAAAGTCAGTCGCAATCAGTATTAGCGACAAATAAAGTACTGAGAAATACTTATGCTTTACTTGGTTTATCACTTATTCCAACAGCCGTAGGTGCTTACATAGGTATGAGCATGAATTTCATATTTGCTCAACAACATCCTATCATGTTTGCCATTATGCTTTTGGCAGGTATGTTTGGTTTATTTTTCGCAATTCAAGCAAATCGCAATAACAGCTTTGGCGTTGTTTTATTACTAGCGCTCACTTTATTTTTAGGTGTGATGTTAGGCCCGATTCTTCAAGTAGCCTTCAGTTTAAGTAATGGCGCTCAAATCGTA from Candidatus Methylopumilus universalis harbors:
- the nagZ gene encoding beta-N-acetylhexosaminidase: MGPLMIDVEGIALTDEDVKRISHPLVGGLILFTRNYQDTSQLKTLTDAIRKIRGHDFLITVDHEGGRVQRFREGFTAIPAMRKLGEIWDKDPKRANHLAFLIGQIIAMELRVFDIDFSFTPVLDIDYSESTVIRDRAFHGDIEAIKALASHLLQGLNEGGMHGVGKHFPGHGYIKADSHLSISEDTRTLDEIESKDMSIFISLIKHGLNAVMPSHVLYSAADKEPAGFSSFWLKNQLREKAQFKGAIFSDDMSMKGAILGGEMKDRIAKALEAGCDMVLLCNSPQLVDEVLAQLDWKMSSESIERLLAMKGFKAPHIALKTTQEKGFKDMTDQVRAM
- a CDS encoding queuosine precursor transporter yields the protein MFKNQYRYYDLVMAAFVTVLITSNLIGPAKISQLEVPFFGLLTFGAGVLFFPISFIFGDILTEVYGYAASRRVIWAGFVALAFASFMAWMIVALPPAPYWHNQEAYEIAFGSAWRVSLASLVAFAAGEFVNSFVMAKMKIMTKGKYLWSRTIGSTVAGEAIDSILFYPLAFYNSGVIPNDKLILVVIAQFIAKTSIEILFTPAIYKIIAFLKKKENLDHFDTHTNFNPFIFK
- a CDS encoding 3'-5' exonuclease, which gives rise to MVPILVFDIETIPDIQGIRSLYALDKNLSDDDVVNVATYKRRQKNGSDFLQHHLQKIVAISCVLREKDQLKIWTLGEVDDPEEEVIQRFFDGVDKYTPTLVSWNGSGFDLPVLNYRALMHGINASKYLDMGEIDKDFKWNNYLSRYHTRHTDLMEFLAMFQGKNNAPLDDIAKLCGFPGKLGMDGGKVWDTYRQGDIQSIRDYCETDVANTYLVYLKFQLIRGHLNQNEYESEINLIKNTIQEYQKDYWDEFLSAWKS
- a CDS encoding L,D-transpeptidase; its protein translation is MHIKISIAEQKLHLYRDDNLWVKSFMISTAEKGTGQNKGSFCTPLGQHIVRAKIGQGAPLYAQFAARRLTGKIWHPSMSGNNTKEDWILTRILWLSGLEIGFNRLGNQDTMQRFIYIHGTNDLSRLGKPVSHGCIRMDNQDIIDLFEEINIGDHVLINEI
- the rlmD gene encoding 23S rRNA (uracil(1939)-C(5))-methyltransferase RlmD; the protein is MQDDIKPKKKLLLATIENIDQEGRGVTHIDGKAIFVEGALQGELVECESYVKKPSYEIAFTERVIRQSNLRVKPKCEHFNRCGGCSMQHFEFQAQIAAKQRVFENTLSRIGKVKTETILTPLAGPSWHYRYKGRLRVKFVVKKNKALVGFNEKRTHFIADISSCEVLPQTLSDILPQLQDLITQLSIKDKIPQIEFAADQNHLVLVLRILDVLNTNDELLLNTFSSQHPVQFWTQSKGPDTIKPLSQRDDVKLSYALKEFGLRFSFMPYDFTQINPFINQVLVRRAMSLLKPSKDDRIFDFFCGLGNFTLPIATSGAKVMGIEGSASLIERAKQCRDENHLNDFVEYQCMNLFEITKESLLKLGHANKWLIDPPRDGAFQLVQLIDNDIQPSVIVYVSCNPATLARDAQILVHEKGYKLDKAGIVNMFPHTSHVESIALFVKTES
- the cysM gene encoding cysteine synthase CysM; the encoded protein is MQLEDFIGNTPLVALQRMHGNSSSAIHLKLEGNNPAGSVKDRAAFSMIHNAELRGEIKPGDTLIEATSGNTGIALAMVAAMKGYKIILVMPENQTIERRQTMKAFGAEFILTSKEGSMELARDTALKMQKEGKGFVLDQFSNLDNPKAHYETTGPEIWKDTKGRITHFIASMGTTGTIVGTSQFLKEKNKNIQIIGVQPEEGAQIPGIRKWPEAYLPKIYSAKNIDRIEYVSQQHAEETARRLAKEEGIFSGASTGGGLYIALQIAKANKDAVIVSIACDRGDRYLSSNLFLS